A window from Parambassis ranga chromosome 13, fParRan2.1, whole genome shotgun sequence encodes these proteins:
- the olfcu1 gene encoding olfactory receptor CU1: MGLLWTDSEALALQSDGDVVIGGFFPLHYVASDPQNSYHSKPQITTCSGFDYRAFRWMMTMAFAVEEINRNLSLLPGVKLGYLIMDSCDHVHTSLQALLSLISHSTTSFNGTKENTTEEIETTQPETATCLSDSPVPAVIGLASSSPTRAVAHTLGPFKIPLVSYFATCTCLSDKNMFPSFLRTVPSDLFQVRGLVQLVTFLGWFWVGTIGTTDDYSQYGIQAFSNQFKQHGGCVAFHLTIPKSPTVTETQEMAKKLQSSTAKVMVVFATEGQLLDLLLELAQRNVSGIQWVASEAWVTAGLLTTQHFHPLLEGTLGFSFPGVRIPGLKEFLLNVRPSSNTGMEFVNMFWEEQFGCKLMFAQDSYEAERPVCTGSEDLNNADSSYINVAQVRISYNVYKAVYAIAHALHSLLKCNSAERICEKHKSFTSEQLLHHLKTVNFTNQFDEKVYFDSNGEPVPLYDIINWQKNSNNEIRFIKVGSYDGSAPLREQLHIVKSNIVWTKGQPQVPVSQCSAPCPPGTRQARRPREPLCCFDCLPCADGEISNQTGSTECTKCPEYYWSDNEKVKCVAGVEEFLSFSDTMGIILVVLTLLGVILTIIITVVFYRFRTTPIVKANNSEISFLLLLSLKLCFLCSLVFIGQPSVWTCRLRQAAFGVSFVLCLSCLLVKTIVVLLAFRASVPGSRTLKLFGPPQQRTLILCTIAPQICLCAGWLVGAPPFPFRNPTYQATTGKIVVECKEPWPPGFYLVLSYIGLLAFICLLLAFLGRKLPDTFNEAKLITFSMLIFLAVWISFIPAYVSSPGKFTVAVEIFAILASSFGLLLCIFLPKCYIILLRPERNVKKGMTGKYPR, encoded by the exons aTGGGGTTACTATGG ACCGACAGTGAGGCCCTGGCCCTGCAGTCAGATGGCGATGTTGTTATTGGAGGATTTTTCCCCCTGCATTATGTGGCCTCTGATCCACAAAACAGCTACCACAGCAAACCACAAATCACAACATGCAGCGG ctttgaCTACAGAGCATTTCGTTGGATGATGACGATGGCGTTTGCAGTGGAGGAAATAAATCGTAATTTGAGCCTGTTACCAGGAGTCAAACTAGGTTACCTGATCATGGACAGCTGTGACCATGTCCACACCAGCCTGCAAGCTCTGCTGTCTTTAATCAGCCACTCCACTACTTCTTTTAATGGCacgaaagaaaacacaacagaggagaTAGAGACAACACAGCCTGAAACTGCCACATGTCTGTCTGATTCTCCTGTGCCTGCTGTTATTGGTCTCGCATCCTCATCGCCTACAAGAGCTGTTGCACACACTCTTGGCCCTTTTAAAATCCCACTG GTGAGCTATTTTGCCACTTGTACATGTCTCAGCGACAAAAATATGTTTCCGTCCTTCTTACGAACTGTGCCGAGTGATCTCTTTCAAGTCAGAGGTCTGGTACAGCTGGTCACTTTCTTAGGCTGGTTCTGGGTGGGAACAATAGGGACCacg GATGACTACAGTCAGTACGGCATCCAAGCATTCTCTAATCAGTTTAAACAACACGGTGGGTGCGTGGCATTTCACCTCACCATCCCTAAATCACCTACAGTAACTGAGACACAAGAAATGGCAAAAAAGCTGCAGAGTTCAACTGCAAAGGTCATGGTGGTATTCGCCAcagagggacagctgctggatctgctcTTAGAA CTTGCTCAGAGAAATGTGTCAGGGATTCAGTGGGTGGCTAGTGAAGCCTGGGTGACTGCCGGTCTACTGACCACACAACACTTCCACCCGCTCCTAGAGGGAACGCTGGGCTTCTCCTTCCCTGGAGTCAGGATACCCGGCTTGAAAGAGTTTCTTTTGAATGTCCGCCCCTCTTCCAATACAGGGATGGAATTTGTCAACATGTTCTGGGAAGAGCAGTTTGGTTGCAAGCTAATGTTTGCACAAGACAG CTATGAGGCTGAAAGGCCTGTATGCACAGGCTCAGAAGATCTGAATAACGCTGATAGCAGCTACATTAATGTAGCTCAGGTCAGAATATCCTACAATGTGTATAAAGCTGTGTATGCCATCGCCCATGCTCTGCACAGTTTACTGAAATGTAATTCTGCAGAGAGAATATGTGAGAAGCACAAATCATTCACATCTGAACAG cTTCTGCACCACCTGAAGACAGTGAATTTCACCAACCAGTTTGATGAGAAAGTATATTTTGACTCCAATGGAGAGCCAGTCCCTCTCTATGACATTATAAACTGGCAGAAAAATAGCAATAATGAAATCAG ATTTATCAAAGTTGGAAGCTATGATGGTTCAGCTCCCCTGAGAGAACAGTTGCATATAGTAAAGAGCAATATTGTATGGACAAAAGGTCAACCACAG GTCCCTGTGTCTCAGTGTAGCGCTCCATGTCCTCCTGGCACCAGGCAGGCCAGACGTCCTAGAGAGCCCCTCTGCTGCTTTGACTGTTTGCCGTGTGCAGATGGAGAGATCAGCAACCAAACAG gtTCCACTGAGTGCACAAAATGTCCCGAGTACTACTGGTCTGACAACGAAAAGGTGAAATGTGTTGCAGGGGTTGAAGAATTCCTGTCTTTCTCTGACACCATGGGTATCATCCTGGTTGTGCTGACCCTGCTGGGAGTAATTCtgaccatcatcatcactgttgtCTTCTACCGGTTCCGTACCACACCCATTGTCAAGGCCAACAACTCAGAAATAAGCTTCCTGCTTCTACTGTCACTCAAGCTCTGCTTCTTGTGTTCCCTGGTGTTCATCGGCCAGCCGTCTGTGTGGACATGTAGGCTCCGCCAGGCAGCGTTTGGGGTCAGctttgtcctctgtctgtcctgccTCCTTGTTAAGACCATTGTGGTTCTCTTGGCTTTCCGGGCAAGTGTACCTGGTAGCAGGACTCTGAAGCTGTTTGGGCCACCTCAGCAGAGGACTTTGATCCTCTGCACTATTGCTCCTCAG ATTTGTCTCTGTGCTGGCTGGCTGGTGGGTGCGCCCCCATTCCCATTCAGAAACCCAACATATCAAGCCACTACAGGAAAA ATTGTTGTGGAGTGTAAGGAGCCATGGCCTCCTGGATTTTACCTGGTCCTCAGTTACATTGGTCTGCTGGCCTTCATCTGCCTCCTCCTGGCATTCCTTGGACGGAAGCTGCCCGATACATTCAATGAGGCGAAGCTCATCACCTTCAGCATGCTAATTTTCTTGGCTGTGTGGATCTCTTTCATCCCAGCTTATGTAAGCTCCCCTGGCAAGTTCACAGTGGCTGTGGAAATATTTGCCATATTAGCCTCCAGTTTTGGTctgttattgtgtatttttttgccCAAATGTTACATCATTTTATTGCGTCCTGAGAGAAACGTTAAGAAAGGCATGACTGGAAAATATCCCAGATGA